From Pseudomonadota bacterium:
TCGTGCGCTCCGGCGCCGTCGACGTCGTCATCGTCGACTCGGTGGCCGCCCTGACGCCGAAGGCGGAGATCGAGGGCGAGATGGGTGACTCCCACGTGGGCCTGCAGGCGCGCCTCATGTCTCAGGCCCTGCGCAAGCTCACCGGTAACATCAAGCGTTCCAACACGCTCGTCATCTTCATCAACCAGATCCGCATGAAGATCGGCGTAATGTTCGGCAGCCCCGAAACCACCACCGGCGGCAACGCGCTGAAATTCTACTCGTCGGTCCGCCTGGACATCCGTCGCATCGGCGCGGTCAAGAAGGCCGATGAGGTCACGGGTAACCTCACCCGCGAGAAGGTGGTGAAGAACAAGGTCTCGCCGCCGTTCAAGCAGGCCGAGTTCGAGATCCTCTACGGCCAGGGCATCTCGCGCGAGGGCGAGCTGATCGACATGGGCGTGGCCCACGATCTCGTGAACAAGGCGGGTGCCTGGTACAGCTACCAGGGCGATCGCATCGGCCAGGGCAAGGACAACGCCCGGAACTACCTCCTGGAGCACCCGGACACCGCCG
This genomic window contains:
- the recA gene encoding recombinase RecA; amino-acid sequence: MEQNREKALAAALSQIEKQFGKGSVMRMGDGADAARDIKAVSTGSLGLDVALGIGGLPYGRIVEIYGPESSGKTTLTLQVVAEAQKQGGTCAFVDAEHALDPSYAEKLGVDVDDLLVSQPDTGEQALEITDMLVRSGAVDVVIVDSVAALTPKAEIEGEMGDSHVGLQARLMSQALRKLTGNIKRSNTLVIFINQIRMKIGVMFGSPETTTGGNALKFYSSVRLDIRRIGAVKKADEVTGNLTREKVVKNKVSPPFKQAEFEILYGQGISREGELIDMGVAHDLVNKAGAWYSYQGDRIGQGKDNARNYLLEHPDTAAEIDAALRERLLPKTGAGAQANGSGEEDAAEELLN